In a single window of the Papaver somniferum cultivar HN1 chromosome 8, ASM357369v1, whole genome shotgun sequence genome:
- the LOC113301721 gene encoding uncharacterized protein LOC113301721 yields the protein MEPSSSNCISVDEQSGFLQKKLSPPSQQKADECKAMDKPQVNVAEPIQLDTQMELEHSGSSQMLLGLPSPHKTAIKISRFNDSEALRNPIQPEAENGIDATKEEHDKMKDDTTTDEQDEPYFLTDKPYFHCILAKTQLFNMGIPKSVSQLLPEEEVPVVLSYQNKTWRMKFCGNRSVKRFDPSWKYFVQDNNLKVGDGCVFELTAHSNECIKFRVQILDGDIPCEFLDRVEGETINHPIVIGLE from the exons ATGGAGCCTTCTTCGAGTAACTGTATTTCAGTTGATGAACAGTCGGGGTTCTTGCAGAAAAAACTAAGTCCTCCCTCTCAGCAGAAAGCTGACGAATGTAAAG CTATGGACAAACCCCAAGTTAATGTTGCTGAACCAATTCAGCTGGACACTCAAATGGAATTGGAACATTCTGGATCTTCCCAGATGTTATTGGGTCTTCCTTCTCCGCATAAAACTG CTATTAAAATATCACGTTTCAACGATTCTGAAGCACTGCGTAATCCAATTCAGCCAGAGGCTGAAAACGGAATCGATGCCACAAAAGAGGAACATGATAAGATGAAGGATGATACCACAACTGATGAACAAGATGAACCTTACTTTCTTACCGATAAACCATACTTTCACTGCATTCTTGCGAAAACACAACTCTTTAACATG GGGATACCTAAATCTGTCAGTCAACTACTTCCAGAAGAAGAGGTTCCAGTCGTTCTTTCCTACCAAAACAAAACCTGGAGAATGAAATTTTGCGGCAATCGTTCAGTCAAAAGATTTGATCCAAGCTGGAAATATTTTGTTCAGGATAACAACCTCAAAGTCGGAGATGGGTGCGTCTTTGAACTCACAGCGCATAGCAATGAATGCATTAAGTTCAGAGTTCAAATTCTTGATGGTGATATCCCTTGCGAGTTCCTTGATCGAGTCGAGGGTGAGACTATAAATCATCCAATTGTTATAGGCCTTGaatag